TTCAGGCTGCGTCGGGACATCATTAACAATCAACGGCAATAATTTCTACCAGGTGACGGCTGTGAGGATTGGTAGCACGAACTGTACAATTACGGCAAATACTTCAAATAGTGTCACGGTTACGATTCCTGCCGTGGCATCAGGAACTTCAGGAGTGGTTACGATAGATGCGTTTACAGGTTCCGTTACAGGCGGCAGTACTTTTACGATTTACAGCGCACCGGTAATAACCCAGCAACCCCAGGATCCGCCAACGATCTGCAGCACGGCAGGCACGGCGCTCATCAGTGTTTCGGCAACCGGTGCAACAACATACCAATGGAGGCGAAACGGGATTAATTTGACCAATACGCCACCATTCAGCAATGTAACAACGGCTACGCTTACGATTACAGATCCAACTACTGCGCAAAATGGTTCCGGTTTTGATGTGTTGATTAATAATCCCGGAAATTGCGGGACTGTATTGTCAACAATGGCGACCCTTACGGTAGTGCCAAGGCCTACGATTGGAATTTCCGGTCTGACAACAGTGTGTAATGGAGGCTCTACAACGCTTACGGCAACTGGTGCGACTTCATATAGCTGGAGTCCATCCACCGGATTGAACACAAGTACAGGAAGTACGGTTATTGCAACACCATCTGCGACCACTACCTATACGGTAACGGGCATTAACAGCAGCAACTGTTCTAATTCACAGACGGTCACTGTCACGGTAAATTCACTCCCAACTGCCGATATCACTCCGTCGGCGGCAACGATTTGTGTGGGCAGCGGTGTAACTTTGACCGCTTCAGGAGGAACGTCATACAGCTGGAGTCCGTCTACAGGACTGAATACCACCAATGGGGCTGTGGTAACCGCTACACCCTCGTCAACAATTACTTATACAGTATCGGTAACTAATGCCAACGGCTGTATCAGTACGAAGACAGTTACGGTAACCGTAAATACCACCCTGCCAACTGTTGATGTTACCCCTTCAGCACCGACAATCTGCACAGGTAACAGCACCACGTTAACCGCAACAGGTGCTACAACATACAGCTGGGCTCCGGCTACCGGACTGAGTGCAACAACCGGCGCTACAGTAATTGCAAGTCCGGCATCTACAACCACTTACACGATTACCGGAACAACAAATGGATGCAGCAGTACAAAACAGGTTACTGTAAGCGTAAATGTAAAGCCCAGTGTGAATATAACTCCTGCCTCAGTGACAATCTGCTCCGGTTCAGGAACTACATTAACGGCGACAGGTGCTTCAACATATGCGTGGAGCCCGTCAACTGGCTTGAGCGCTACAACAGGCGCTACTGTCACTGCCACTCCGACGACGACAACTACCTACACTGTAACAGGAACGGGTTCTAACGGTTGTACCAATACGCAGACCGTGGTGGTTACGGTAAATACTACCCCTTCCGTAAATGTAACGCCCGCATCACCCTCTGTTTGTACCGGGGGAAGCGTTGCATTGAATGCTACTGGTGCCAATTCCTATACCTGGAGCCCTGCTACTGGATTAAACACTACAACCGGCGCCTCAGTCACAGCCAATCCAACAGTAACCACAACTTATACCATTACAGGAACTACAAATGGCTGCAGCAGCACCAGGCAGGTTACGGTCACAGTAGGGTCACAAAATATAGATGTCATTGCTGCTTCACCAAATATTTGTCCGGGGAGCGGAACAACGCTGACTGCTTCAGGAGCAACCACATATACCTGGTCGCCTGCTACCGGATTGAGTGCTACCACCGGTGCTTCGGTAACAGCCACCCCAACCGTTACAACTACCTATACCGTAGTGGGGACAACGGGAAGTTGTACTGGTTCGAACACTATTACCGTTACTGTTAAGGCGTTGCCAACAATATCAGTGACGCCATCATCGGCTACGATTTGTGTGGGTAGCAGTACTTCTTTGACCGCCAATGGTGCAGATACTTACACCTGGACACCATCTTCGGGATTGAACGCCACCACAGGCGCAACGGTCACTGCAAGTCCGGCAACCACTACGACCTATACGGTTACAGGAACAGGTACTAACGGATGTACTGCGTCTCAAACGGTTACGATTACAGTAACGCCCCATACACTTACAACAATTTCCCCGGCTGCGGTTACAAAATGCCAGGCAGATCCTGCCGTTCCTATTGCTGTTACAGATGTTGAAGCAAACGTAACTACATTATCTGAAAATTTTGACCTTGGCGTAGGAACCTGGACGGTATCAAATGCAGGCTCATCCCCGGCGACAGGAAACTGGAAATCAGTCAACTCTTCTTTCGGCACTGTGAAACTGATGCAGGCGCAGGGCGTTATCAGTTCGAATGCGGTAGATACGAAATTAACTTCGCCCTCGTTCAGTACAATGGGTTATGAAGGTGCCTCTTTATCGTTTAAGCAATATTATGCCAATTCCATCAGGATTGCGGCTACCGTACAAATTTCTGTTGATGGCGGGACCAACTGGCAGCAATTGGCGGATTATACATTCAGTACTTATACAAGCCTTACAACAATGACACTTGACCTTGGAAATTACCTGAATTATCCAAATGTAAAAATCAGGTTTTTCTACAGTGCTCAGGGGGCAACAAATGGCTGGTATATCGATGATGTGAAAATTACCACCGTTCAGCCGACGACCACCTGGACACCAGTAACAGGATTATTCTCCAATGCGGCAGGAACAATTCCCTATGCCGGTGAAAACAGGCTTAAAGTGTATGCGAAACCTTCAAATACGACAACTTATTCGGCTACAACGATTCCTGCCAGCGGCTGTCCCAACGAAGTAAGGAATGCTACTGTCACTGTGAATCCAATGCCTGTGATTGGAGTTTCTCCGGCTGCTACCATCTGCGAGGGTTCCTCAACAATACTGATTGCGAATGGCGCCAGCGGTTATACCTGGAGTCCCTCAACAGGATTAAACACGACAACAGGCGGCACCGTAATTGCCAATCCATCGGTTACAACAACCTATACTGTAACGGGAACAACCAACGGCTGCAGTGCCACCAATACGGTCACTGTTTCAGTCATAGCAAATACTCATCCTGTCATCAATGTTCCAAATGCCACCAAATGTTCAGCGGAACCAGCAATACTATTGTCGGTAAATGATCCCGGAGTGGATGTTACGGTACTTTCTGAAAATTTTGATACCGAAGCGCCTGATTGGTTGATATCAGGGGAGCCATATTCAGCGGTCGAGGCGGCATGGCAATATGAAGACAGTTTCGTTCCGGGCAATGGAAAACTGGTCAGGACACATCCGGGAGATGTATCTCCGTCTGCTTTTGTGTACACCTGGCTGAAGTCGCCTTCCTTCAGTACTGTAGGCCATTCGGATTACAAGCTGACTTTCGAGCAAAAATATAACAACAGCCCTAATGAATCGGCAATCAGGGTTGAAATATCCACTGATAATGAGGCCAGCTGGACCTTACTCAATGATTATCTGTATGACCCTAACGTGGGTTCCGGCACAATGCTGCCTTATACGATTGATTTATCTGCGTATGCCGGCATGCCGGATGTCAGGATCCGGTTTTATACACAAGGTGTTGGTGCCGGCGAAAGCTGGTATATTGACAATGTAAAAATTATCGCAAACCAATCCCAGACTACGTGGTCGCCTTCAGCAGGATTGTTTTCAGATGCTGCCGCAACGGTTCCATATGCCGGAGAACCCCTTAGTACGGTGTATGCCCAGCCTGTTGCTACAACCACTTTCACAGCGACCACGCCAGCGCCTTCAGGATGCCAGGATACACAGAATACTGCTGCCATCACTGTCAATCAAAGCGCAGTGATTACAATTTCAGGGAATACCGCGGTTTGCAACGGGATATCAACAGCATTACACGCCAACAGTTCCGTAACAGCTGTAATCGACTGGAGCCCTACGGATGGACTTGACACCACATCAGGTCCGGACGTTATTGCAACCCCGGCAATTACCACTACTTACACTGTAACGGCAACGACACCTGACGGCTGTACCAGCACTAAGGATATCACTGTTTTCGTGGCTGCAAATTATCCGGCTACTGTAGAATCGGCATCCACTGTTACAAAATGCAGTGTTGAAGCGGCTATTCCGTTTAAAGTCACCAATTACCTGATTTCCGAGGATTTTGAGGATAATGCTACGGATTGGGATTATAATGCATGGAGTGTTGTTCCGGGGCCTTACGCAAATCAGGCACAGACGCCGGTTTTTACCGGAACCGATAGTATTTTGACCTCGCCGGAATTCAGTACGGTTGGATTTACAAGCTGCGCACTTGATTTTTATGCCAATTATGTAAACTATGCAGATTACTTCGTAGGGGTTGAAATCACTACGGATAATGGCATCACGTGGAATGAGGTTGCAAACTATACCAATAGCGGTTTTCAAGGCACGAAGCATATCGATTTAAATGCCTACCTGAACCAGCCGGCATTAAAAGTCAGGTTTCATTATGCGGTAGCTTTTGGCATCGTCTGGGAAATCGACAACATAACAATCAGCGGATCAGCAAATACTTCAGTCTGGCTTCCTGCTACAGGGCTTTTTACAGACCCCGCTGCGACAACTCCATATACGGGAGGAACTGTTGATGTTGTTTATGCAAATCCTTCTTCAGATGTAAATTATACGGTCACTACAACTTCAGCAGGTGGCTGCGATTCAACCAATACCATTGCGGTAAATGTTTTGCCGTCTCCGCTGTTGAACATTACAGGCGCAACTGACACCTGCACAGGCACCGGAACGTTGCTTACAGTAAGCGGAGCGGATACCTATTTATGGAGCCCGTCCACAGGATTAAATACGGACAGCGGTGATGCAGTTATTGCTGACCCTTCCACGACGACAACATATACCGTTACAGGAACAACTGCAGGCTGCACTGCCACACAAACGATTACTGTGACACCACATGCACCGATTGCTGCCACCGTTGCTTTTAACAGCGTGGCAAAATGTGCCAGTACCGGCGCTGTGATGCTGATGGTGAATGACGCTGAACCACCGGTCGTGCTGATCAATGAAGGCTTTGATACGAACGCACCGGGCTGGACGGTAATTACAGCACCTACAGCAGGTCCTGGCTGGGAGTTTGCAGACAACTGGCCAAGCAGGCAGGCAAGGGCACAGAGAGGTCCCGGCGGCATGGATTCACAATTGATTTCTCCTGCTTTCAGTACTGTAGGCCTCACTACATTGAAATTGGATTTTGATTTCGATTATTTCGCCGGATCTGGGAATTTTAATACGGCAGCCGTTGAGGTTTCCGGAGATAATGGCACAACATGGGATCAGCTGGTGAATTATGAAGGGCAGTTCCTGAGTTATGCCCACACTACTTTTGATTTACAGGCGTATGTAAACCTGCCATCAATTATGATCAGGTTTAATTATGTGAGCAATAGTACCCAACTCTGGAGGCTTGACAACGTTGTGGTAAGCTCAAAAATAGCGCATTCATCCTGGTCACCGGTTACAGGCCTGTATATTGATGCTGACGCTACGATTCCTTATAACGGGGAATTGATGGATACGGTTTACGCAGACCCTTCAGAAACGACAGTGTATACGGCGACCACTACCGCGCCATTCGGCTGTAACACCATCAATACGATTACTGTTAATGTAGGAGAAGCGCCTGTTGTTACAGTATCAAACGATCAAGCCATTTGTGAAAGTGGGGCAGGAGTGACACTGACAGCTTCAGGAGCAACAAATTATGTGTGGAGCCCTGCCACAGGCCTGAATACGACCAATGGTAATACAGTGGTTGCAAGCCCTGCGGTGACCACGACGTATACCGTTAGTGGCGATGATGGCGGATGCACGGATTCCAAAACGGTTACGGTAACGGTGTATAATAATCAATTGGCGATTACCCCGGCTTCAGCGGCAATCAATTCGGGAGATGCGGTGAGTCTTACTGCAACGGGCGCCGACACGTATTCGTGGTCTCCGGCTACAGGCCTGGATACTACGATGGGTGATACCGTTATCGCTTCACCAAACCAGACCACGACATATACCGTTACCGGTACCACGAATACGGGATGTACGTTTACGAAGTCGGTTACCGTGACAATAAGCATCGTCAATTTCACCGACAATTCGCTGCATTTTGACGGCACGGATGATTATGTAAATATGCCGAATCCGTCAGTAACCGTACGAGGTAATTTCACTATCGAAGGCTGGTTCAAGCCTGAGGAAGCTACTAAAAGGATGCATATTTTCAGTACCAGGGGTGGCGGTGATCAGTCGTTTGACCTGCAGATACTGGACGGGCATACTTTCCATGCCGATTTCGGGACGGGAAATTATTGGAACAACACTGCCGCAGACGTAGATTTCGGCTATGCGCCAGACACGTGGATGCATATTGCCTGTACTTTTGATTTTGACAAATACCTGCTTTATGTCAACGGCAACCTTGTTGGTCAAATCTATCATTTTGACAATATACTGCTGCTTGACGGAAATCATTTCCTTTCATTAGGCAACAGCCAGACAGAAGATACTTTTTTCAAAGGTAATATAGACGATGTCAGGATCTATGATTATACACGTTCCGGATCTGATATACAGTCCGATATGAATGGCGCCGCTCCCGGCAGCGGCATTGTAGCCCATTATGATTTTAATGTAGGTACACCGGGCGGAAACAATACAGGGTTGACGGCTTTACCCGCTTCAATTGGCGGAACCGTTTTTGACGGGACGCTGCATAATTTCAGCCTCATCGGAAATACAAGCAACTGGGTGATCGGGCAGTCATTGCCTGGCTATTGCAATAATGTTACGGTTTGGAATGGTACAGCGTGGAGCAACGGTGTTCCCGATATGAATACCGCTGCGGTCATTTCCGGGAATTACAGCTCAACTGCCAATCTTGATGCCTGTACTTTAATTGTAGGCAATCATGCACAGGTGATAGTAAACGATGGCAATGATTTCAATATACAAGGTAAGGTTACCGTTTCGCCGGGTGCAAATATTACGATCAATAATGATGCAAACCTGTTACAGGTACTTGATGTGGCCAATTCCGGAACGCTTGAGCTGAAAAAAAATGCGGCAATGGTACGCCAGGATTACGTATACTGGTCGGCGCCGGTAGCAGGGCAGAACCTCCTGGATTTCTCAGGGGAGACTTTGCCGAACCGTTTTTATACGCTGGATGAAGCAGCAAACAATTTTGCATGGATTAATCCTGCAATCAATGATTTCCAGCCTGCAAAAGGGTTCATGATCCGTGCAGCGAATAATTTCATCAATCCGCCTGCGGCACCGCAGCCCTTTATCGGCACATTTACCGGTGTGGCCAATAATGGAAACTTTGATGTTCCTGTTACGGTTGATGGTTTAGGATACAATCTGATAGGAAACCCGTATCCTTCGACATTGAGTGCAGACCTGTTCTTAGCGCAGAACCCGGGGACACTGTATTTCTGGACACACAGGGCACAAGGCTCGGCTTCAGGGGCAAATTACTGCAGCTATAATGCATTGGGAGGCACTGCTGCCATAACCGGAGGCGACCAACCAGATGGATTCATCGCTTCAGGGCAAGGATTTATCCTGCAAGCCGCTACCGCAGCGACAGCCCATTTCGACAACAGCATGAGAAGCGGAAATGATGCAGCGTTCTATCGGTCTTCCACTGAAAAACACCGCATCTGGCTGGATCTGAATAGTCCGGTTTCAGGATTAAACCAAATCCTTATCGGATATATGGAAGGCGCTACGGTTGGGGAGGATATTGCTATAGATGGCAGGCAGATTGAAAGCGGAAGCGCCATTTCCAGCCTCATAAACGGGCAAAGCTACCTCATCCAGGGAAGGCCGCTGCCATTTGTAAATACGGATGTCGTGCCGCTGAATTTCAATGCTGCAGCTGCCGGTACTTATACTATTGCAATCGACCATGTGGATGGCTTATTTTCGGGCAACCAGGAAATTTACCTTAAGGATAATCTCTCAGGCACCATCCAAAGCATCAAAAATACAGGCTACACCTTTGTATCTGCTGAAGGTGTTTTCGCAAACCGTTTTGAGATCGTCTATACCAATTCGACTTTAGGAACGGAAAATCCTGTAATTGATGGAAATTCCGTAATCGTTTACAAGCAAAATGGCATCCTGAAAATCGATAGTGGAAAAATGACCATGCAAACGGTGCGTATCTTTGACATCCGTGGCAGGCTGATTTATACCGCCGACGATGTGGATGCTTCAAAGATCTCCCTGGATGATTTGAAAGCGGAACAACAGGTGTTATTGCTACAGATCACTTCTGATAACCAACAGGTGGTCACTAAAAAAGCCGTGTATTAGTCAGATGTTCAGTTTAAATTATTTGGTATGAAGAAAAACATTAATACTTCCGATAAATATATCAGGTTCATTGCTGCAGTGCTGTTCCTGCTGCTTTCCCTCATCGCCTGGGATGACCGTTTCGTGGGGATTACTTCAGGCGTTATCGGGATTTATCTTTTGCTTACCGTGGTTTTCGGGAGTTGTGTCGTGTATCGTTTTCCTTGAGATTGACACGACGAACACCAAACGGAATTTATATTTAACCAATCGGCGCCTGCATGATCATCAGAATTAATTAATAACAACCAACTATTTTTAAAATGCCCCCAACAGGGCATTTTTTATTTATATTTGAAAATCATTATACGCCAAAAATAAATTTTATGAAAGCCAAAAAACTATTCCTCATTTGGGCATGCTTACTCACGGCAAGCCTTTCTGCCCAACTCAAAACCGACACCATCGTCAATACGGGTGTTTACAAATCATATTTCTGTTATGCGATTAAGGAGCCGTTGTATGTCACGTATACTTTATATAAAGGTGGCGGGTCATGCGACCGGGAGCAGGAAAGTTTCCATTTTAAAAAGTGCGGTATAAAAACTGCCTCCGATAAGGATTATTCAGGATCTGGTTATGACAAGGGCCATCTGGTAAATGCTGAAGACTTCGCATATGATTGTACGATGGAAGAAACCACCTTCTGTTACTACAACTGTCTTCCGCAAACCATCGCACTGAACCGCGGCATCTGGAAAACCTGGGAAGAAAAAATTCGCGACAGTTCACAAAAACGCAGACTTTTTATCATTGCAGGTGGTATTTACAGTGATAAAACCATTGGGAGCAACAATATCGGCGTTCCGGATTTTTGTTATAAGGTGGTATTGGATGCCAAAACCAGCGAGGTGCTTTGGTGCCTTTTATTTCCAAATGACGAAAGCAAACGCGCTACAGCAATCACGCTTGAGGCATTAAAAAGGAAACTTGGTTATGATTTGGTACCCTAAATGTTAAATTGAAACAATTGTCAGAAATACCATAACCTTTTTTTCAGCGGCAGCTATTAATTTTACCATTATAAATCAAAATAGTTTAGCCATGAGAAAATTAGCATTAATACTCGTCAGTGCACTTACAATAGCTTCTTGTAAGAACGCCGCAAAAGAACAGGCAGAAGCCGAACAGGCAAAACAGGCCACCATCGATTCTATCAGGGTGGAAGTAGCGGCAAAACAAGCCGAAGAAGCCAGACAGAAAACCATCGATTCAATGAAAGCTGTAGCTGAAACACAGAGAATACAGAGACAGCATGCCGTTGCTTCAAATTCATCCTCTACGACTACCAGCTCGTCAACCACAACCACCACACAGAAGAAGGGTTGGAGTAACACTGCAAAAGGCGCAGTAATCGGGGCCGGTGTAGGTGCTGTAACCGGTGCTGTAGTATCTAAGCATAAAAAAGGGCAGGGCGCTATCATCGGTGGTGTAGGTGGTGCTATCCTTGGAGCCGGTGTCGGATCTGTAATTGATGAAAAAAAGAAGAAAGAGGCAGCAGGACAATAATCACGACTATCTCTACATATATCCACGAAAAACCGGAACTTTTAGTTTCGGTTTTTTTATTGTTGGTTATGGGGATGAGGTTCTGAAAACGAATTAATTTAAAACTTCACATTTCATTCGTTCCTGCAACCGCACCTTTTTTCAATTCGAATCTTGTTTTGGGCAACTTTTTACTATTTTTGGGCAAATGTTAATGAAAACCAAAAACAAATACCTGCGAAATGCTATTTAACTCCTTAGGATTTGCCATTTTCCTGCCCATCGTATTCATTCTGTATTGGTTTGTGACCAATAAAAGCCTGAAGCTCCAAAACCTGATGCTTGTGATTGCAAGCTATTTTTTTTACTGCTGTTGGGACTGGCGCTTCGGATTCCTGCTGGCGTTCTCGACAGCGCTCGACTTTTATTCGGGCCTTGCCATTGAGTGCAGCGATACCAAAGCCAGGAAGAAAATGTGGCTGATTATCAGTGTGACCATTAATCTTGGTTTCCTGTGTTTCTTCAAGTATTACAATTTTTTCATTGAATCGTTTTCCGAATTCGTTGGTAATTTCGGGCTGCATCCGCACTTTAGTACGCTGAGTATCATCCTGCCTGTCGGGATCTCATTCTACACGTTCCATGGATTGTCTTATGTTTTTGATATTTATAATGACAAAGCCAAACCAACGACAAA
This genomic stretch from Flavobacterium pallidum harbors:
- a CDS encoding LamG-like jellyroll fold domain-containing protein → MRKIYYSILLVFAVVLQISAQGTGKALDFDGNDDYVTVGAGTPVAGSWTISAWVQPKDATKNMHIFDSRSPSEYGFDMQILNGNTIHCDIGNGTSWKTTTANATYNYTPGVWFHVALSVDYYGYYIYVNGKIIASGPLDYVEDNILIDNNHQLQIGRNPNFNTYFRGAIDEVRVNITSGHPTEAQMTAEMNSPVYTIPSGIISYSFTNAATTANGNNPGQTTVVNSVNGTRYGTMQNFYLQSAIGNWTTDRDYYSVLVNGTTYYQSLAAAFSAINNGVHTGAISVKIIRDSVEPQTPILDASGTGAASYSSINISPVGGVERTITVSGNEGIFIRNAQNVTIDGLNTDGNALTIRNITPGFQTITTFGSTGNNVITRCKLLGSGASGVVSYTTHTVGNSQGNTLSYCTIGPYDSSLPQYGVYLYGDPNPISYSNISNNTIYDYTLSGVYARSKVINITVANNKLFQTVSRAITSDHSAIHLGNSYGANTESVISGNTIGYANSNGTGTYTLTGSGKFTAIDCSFGDSGMGTLEGGMTRIENNTIAGIAMSGTSAANAFNAIHMHHGQCNITGNTIGSLSANGNINYNSTTTAEVNIYGIYKSGIGTFVINSNNIGGITMASSGIVKMKAIGMTGLPQVDGAIHTCNNNIIGGTVANSILNNATASGSDCVGVYAERESTISGNTIRNLTGYSPDINGKVNGVYSFMTFSTNYSPFFYINTNTIYNISNLNASTTGYVVGIENYGYGSVPTTEINRNQIYSIIGNSPTGFISGIKILGKGNFDFKNNMIALGSGISVGATIEGICSPGLNSPNSDITAFNNSIYIGGTQTSGAGNSKAYSVSNARARIYYNNIFANFRSNSGGTGTHCSMDTYTQVNYLAMNNNLYFGNGNGYVMAYVNGLSYPSTNMSGYRNALGAPQETSTIFSNPQFIDATAATPNLHISPTIPTRIESTGGDNTGYPADDFDGETRSSLTPIDIGADAGNFTVFAAPSITSLSSASGCVGTSLTINGNNFYQVTAVRIGSTNCTITANTSNSVTVTIPAVASGTSGVVTIDAFTGSVTGGSTFTIYSAPVITQQPQDPPTICSTAGTALISVSATGATTYQWRRNGINLTNTPPFSNVTTATLTITDPTTAQNGSGFDVLINNPGNCGTVLSTMATLTVVPRPTIGISGLTTVCNGGSTTLTATGATSYSWSPSTGLNTSTGSTVIATPSATTTYTVTGINSSNCSNSQTVTVTVNSLPTADITPSAATICVGSGVTLTASGGTSYSWSPSTGLNTTNGAVVTATPSSTITYTVSVTNANGCISTKTVTVTVNTTLPTVDVTPSAPTICTGNSTTLTATGATTYSWAPATGLSATTGATVIASPASTTTYTITGTTNGCSSTKQVTVSVNVKPSVNITPASVTICSGSGTTLTATGASTYAWSPSTGLSATTGATVTATPTTTTTYTVTGTGSNGCTNTQTVVVTVNTTPSVNVTPASPSVCTGGSVALNATGANSYTWSPATGLNTTTGASVTANPTVTTTYTITGTTNGCSSTRQVTVTVGSQNIDVIAASPNICPGSGTTLTASGATTYTWSPATGLSATTGASVTATPTVTTTYTVVGTTGSCTGSNTITVTVKALPTISVTPSSATICVGSSTSLTANGADTYTWTPSSGLNATTGATVTASPATTTTYTVTGTGTNGCTASQTVTITVTPHTLTTISPAAVTKCQADPAVPIAVTDVEANVTTLSENFDLGVGTWTVSNAGSSPATGNWKSVNSSFGTVKLMQAQGVISSNAVDTKLTSPSFSTMGYEGASLSFKQYYANSIRIAATVQISVDGGTNWQQLADYTFSTYTSLTTMTLDLGNYLNYPNVKIRFFYSAQGATNGWYIDDVKITTVQPTTTWTPVTGLFSNAAGTIPYAGENRLKVYAKPSNTTTYSATTIPASGCPNEVRNATVTVNPMPVIGVSPAATICEGSSTILIANGASGYTWSPSTGLNTTTGGTVIANPSVTTTYTVTGTTNGCSATNTVTVSVIANTHPVINVPNATKCSAEPAILLSVNDPGVDVTVLSENFDTEAPDWLISGEPYSAVEAAWQYEDSFVPGNGKLVRTHPGDVSPSAFVYTWLKSPSFSTVGHSDYKLTFEQKYNNSPNESAIRVEISTDNEASWTLLNDYLYDPNVGSGTMLPYTIDLSAYAGMPDVRIRFYTQGVGAGESWYIDNVKIIANQSQTTWSPSAGLFSDAAATVPYAGEPLSTVYAQPVATTTFTATTPAPSGCQDTQNTAAITVNQSAVITISGNTAVCNGISTALHANSSVTAVIDWSPTDGLDTTSGPDVIATPAITTTYTVTATTPDGCTSTKDITVFVAANYPATVESASTVTKCSVEAAIPFKVTNYLISEDFEDNATDWDYNAWSVVPGPYANQAQTPVFTGTDSILTSPEFSTVGFTSCALDFYANYVNYADYFVGVEITTDNGITWNEVANYTNSGFQGTKHIDLNAYLNQPALKVRFHYAVAFGIVWEIDNITISGSANTSVWLPATGLFTDPAATTPYTGGTVDVVYANPSSDVNYTVTTTSAGGCDSTNTIAVNVLPSPLLNITGATDTCTGTGTLLTVSGADTYLWSPSTGLNTDSGDAVIADPSTTTTYTVTGTTAGCTATQTITVTPHAPIAATVAFNSVAKCASTGAVMLMVNDAEPPVVLINEGFDTNAPGWTVITAPTAGPGWEFADNWPSRQARAQRGPGGMDSQLISPAFSTVGLTTLKLDFDFDYFAGSGNFNTAAVEVSGDNGTTWDQLVNYEGQFLSYAHTTFDLQAYVNLPSIMIRFNYVSNSTQLWRLDNVVVSSKIAHSSWSPVTGLYIDADATIPYNGELMDTVYADPSETTVYTATTTAPFGCNTINTITVNVGEAPVVTVSNDQAICESGAGVTLTASGATNYVWSPATGLNTTNGNTVVASPAVTTTYTVSGDDGGCTDSKTVTVTVYNNQLAITPASAAINSGDAVSLTATGADTYSWSPATGLDTTMGDTVIASPNQTTTYTVTGTTNTGCTFTKSVTVTISIVNFTDNSLHFDGTDDYVNMPNPSVTVRGNFTIEGWFKPEEATKRMHIFSTRGGGDQSFDLQILDGHTFHADFGTGNYWNNTAADVDFGYAPDTWMHIACTFDFDKYLLYVNGNLVGQIYHFDNILLLDGNHFLSLGNSQTEDTFFKGNIDDVRIYDYTRSGSDIQSDMNGAAPGSGIVAHYDFNVGTPGGNNTGLTALPASIGGTVFDGTLHNFSLIGNTSNWVIGQSLPGYCNNVTVWNGTAWSNGVPDMNTAAVISGNYSSTANLDACTLIVGNHAQVIVNDGNDFNIQGKVTVSPGANITINNDANLLQVLDVANSGTLELKKNAAMVRQDYVYWSAPVAGQNLLDFSGETLPNRFYTLDEAANNFAWINPAINDFQPAKGFMIRAANNFINPPAAPQPFIGTFTGVANNGNFDVPVTVDGLGYNLIGNPYPSTLSADLFLAQNPGTLYFWTHRAQGSASGANYCSYNALGGTAAITGGDQPDGFIASGQGFILQAATAATAHFDNSMRSGNDAAFYRSSTEKHRIWLDLNSPVSGLNQILIGYMEGATVGEDIAIDGRQIESGSAISSLINGQSYLIQGRPLPFVNTDVVPLNFNAAAAGTYTIAIDHVDGLFSGNQEIYLKDNLSGTIQSIKNTGYTFVSAEGVFANRFEIVYTNSTLGTENPVIDGNSVIVYKQNGILKIDSGKMTMQTVRIFDIRGRLIYTADDVDASKISLDDLKAEQQVLLLQITSDNQQVVTKKAVY
- a CDS encoding YgaP family membrane protein, whose amino-acid sequence is MKKNINTSDKYIRFIAAVLFLLLSLIAWDDRFVGITSGVIGIYLLLTVVFGSCVVYRFP
- a CDS encoding DNA/RNA non-specific endonuclease, whose product is MKAKKLFLIWACLLTASLSAQLKTDTIVNTGVYKSYFCYAIKEPLYVTYTLYKGGGSCDREQESFHFKKCGIKTASDKDYSGSGYDKGHLVNAEDFAYDCTMEETTFCYYNCLPQTIALNRGIWKTWEEKIRDSSQKRRLFIIAGGIYSDKTIGSNNIGVPDFCYKVVLDAKTSEVLWCLLFPNDESKRATAITLEALKRKLGYDLVP
- a CDS encoding YMGG-like glycine zipper-containing protein; amino-acid sequence: MRKLALILVSALTIASCKNAAKEQAEAEQAKQATIDSIRVEVAAKQAEEARQKTIDSMKAVAETQRIQRQHAVASNSSSTTTSSSTTTTTQKKGWSNTAKGAVIGAGVGAVTGAVVSKHKKGQGAIIGGVGGAILGAGVGSVIDEKKKKEAAGQ